The Algoriphagus sanaruensis genome window below encodes:
- a CDS encoding antibiotic biosynthesis monooxygenase family protein gives MIAKTPPPPYYAVIFSNIRTEVEEGYEKTAWDMVDLATQQPGYLGHESVRDGLGITISYWASLEAIQAWKKQTDHLVAQRMGREKWYKAYTTRIAIVERDYSFEQK, from the coding sequence ATGATCGCAAAAACACCTCCTCCCCCTTATTATGCCGTTATTTTTTCAAATATCAGAACTGAGGTAGAAGAAGGATATGAAAAGACTGCCTGGGATATGGTTGACTTAGCCACCCAACAGCCGGGATATTTGGGTCATGAAAGTGTGAGAGATGGTCTGGGAATAACCATTAGCTACTGGGCAAGCCTAGAGGCGATTCAAGCTTGGAAAAAACAAACGGACCATTTGGTAGCTCAGCGAATGGGAAGAGAAAAATGGTATAAGGCCTATACGACCCGTATCGCGATTGTGGAACGAGATTATAGTTTCGAACAAAAATAA
- a CDS encoding acyl-CoA thioesterase: MFQFDPEKHYPKETESRVVIRFQDCDPLRHLNNAKYFDYFFNAREDQVPKLYGLEVIDLIRTYKAAWVVYNHNISYVKPAMVGEWVRIMSRILWHNHNTILVEYYMTDDSKNQLKTVLWSTMRYVTLAEGKSTDHSGAVLDFLKATSHHMELEDLDIKSRVKQLKTEVEKGS, translated from the coding sequence ATGTTCCAATTTGATCCTGAGAAGCATTATCCAAAAGAAACCGAAAGTAGAGTTGTAATCCGATTTCAAGATTGTGACCCGCTTCGGCACTTGAATAACGCCAAGTATTTTGACTACTTTTTCAATGCTAGGGAAGACCAGGTACCAAAGCTATATGGCTTGGAAGTCATTGATCTGATTCGGACTTACAAAGCGGCATGGGTAGTTTACAATCATAACATCAGCTATGTCAAACCGGCCATGGTGGGTGAGTGGGTTCGAATCATGAGCCGGATATTGTGGCATAACCACAATACGATTTTGGTGGAATACTACATGACCGACGACTCCAAAAATCAGCTGAAAACGGTTTTATGGTCAACCATGCGATACGTTACCCTTGCTGAAGGAAAATCTACTGATCACTCTGGTGCTGTGCTTGATTTTTTGAAGGCCACAAGTCATCATATGGAACTTGAAGATTTGGATATTAAATCTCGAGTGAAACAATTAAAGACAGAAGTCGAAAAGGGGAGTTGA
- the pncA gene encoding bifunctional nicotinamidase/pyrazinamidase: MRKANEALLIVDVQNDFIPGGALAVSEGDLIVPIINQLQEKFQHVIATQDFHPSDHGSFAIQHPGKNPGEMIELAGLPQVLWQVHCVQGSQGADFHPELETKSWEMIFQKGKNPKVDSYSGFFDNARRGDTGLAAYLQENQIDSVFICGLALDYCVKFTALDAKSLGFDTYLIEDATRAVNLSPTDGELAIQEMKQKGIHIISSKSI, translated from the coding sequence ATGAGGAAAGCTAATGAAGCATTGCTGATCGTCGATGTCCAAAATGACTTTATACCTGGTGGAGCATTGGCGGTATCCGAAGGAGATTTGATAGTTCCGATTATCAATCAGCTTCAAGAAAAATTTCAGCATGTAATCGCAACCCAAGATTTTCACCCTTCTGACCATGGAAGTTTTGCAATTCAACATCCTGGTAAAAATCCCGGTGAAATGATTGAATTGGCCGGATTACCTCAAGTTTTGTGGCAGGTACATTGTGTCCAAGGAAGTCAAGGGGCAGATTTTCATCCTGAACTTGAGACGAAATCTTGGGAGATGATTTTTCAAAAAGGGAAAAATCCAAAGGTTGATTCGTATTCTGGTTTTTTTGATAATGCCCGAAGAGGTGATACCGGCTTAGCTGCATATCTTCAAGAAAACCAAATTGATTCAGTCTTTATCTGTGGATTAGCACTGGATTATTGCGTCAAGTTCACAGCTCTGGATGCCAAAAGTTTAGGATTTGATACCTATCTAATCGAGGATGCGACTAGGGCGGTCAATTTATCTCCAACCGATGGGGAACTAGCCATCCAAGAGATGAAACAAAAGGGCATCCATATTATTTCAAGTAAATCAATTTAA
- a CDS encoding nicotinate phosphoribosyltransferase — protein sequence MKITKDLYQSSLVLLTDFYQLTMAYAYWKSGKGEQEAVFNLFFRKHPFEGGFTIAAGLDYVIDFCRNFKFESADLEYLAEMKSQDGSPLFEPAFLAYLSQLQFSCDIDAVEEGTVVFPNAPLIRVKGPLIQCQLLETPLLNILNFQTLIATKAARINLAAQGDPVLEFGLRRAQGIDGALAASRAAYIGGCASTSNVMAGKLFGIPVSGTHAHSWIMSFDTELEAFKAYAEAFPDQCVFLVDTYDTLHGVKNAIKVGEMLRSKGKEMIGIRIDSGDLAYFSSQARQMLDEAGFPDAKIVASNDLDEQIISSLKTQDAAINVWGVGTKLVTAFDQPALGAVYKLSAVKNENGDWEPKVKVSQQSLKINIPGLHNVKRYYSQDKAVADMIYLEDQEIDPRGVVIIDPIDPTRRKRLMPAFYKEEILLKPIFKQGEKVYDRPSLTQIRDRASKQLEALDKTHKRLVNPHLYPVGLEENLHHLRMNLVLNAKKFEGEHEES from the coding sequence ATGAAAATCACCAAAGACCTGTATCAAAGTAGTCTTGTATTGCTGACTGATTTTTATCAATTGACTATGGCTTATGCCTACTGGAAGTCAGGAAAGGGTGAACAAGAAGCTGTTTTCAATCTTTTTTTCCGAAAGCATCCTTTTGAGGGTGGATTTACTATTGCTGCGGGGTTAGATTATGTGATTGATTTTTGTCGGAATTTCAAGTTTGAATCTGCGGATTTGGAATATCTCGCAGAAATGAAAAGTCAGGACGGAAGTCCGTTATTTGAGCCGGCATTTCTAGCCTATTTGAGTCAACTTCAATTCAGTTGCGATATTGATGCCGTAGAGGAAGGGACGGTTGTATTTCCCAATGCGCCATTAATTCGTGTCAAAGGTCCCTTGATCCAATGTCAATTGTTGGAGACGCCCTTGCTGAATATTCTCAACTTTCAAACCTTGATTGCAACCAAAGCAGCTCGAATTAATTTAGCTGCTCAGGGCGATCCTGTCTTAGAATTTGGCTTGAGAAGAGCACAAGGAATCGACGGTGCATTGGCAGCAAGTCGAGCCGCCTATATTGGAGGATGCGCTTCTACCAGCAATGTCATGGCAGGCAAACTGTTTGGAATTCCTGTTTCGGGTACGCATGCCCATAGTTGGATCATGTCGTTCGATACTGAACTAGAGGCATTTAAGGCTTATGCAGAGGCATTTCCAGACCAATGTGTGTTTTTGGTGGATACCTACGATACACTGCATGGCGTAAAGAATGCCATTAAAGTTGGAGAAATGCTGAGAAGCAAAGGAAAAGAGATGATTGGAATTCGCATTGACTCAGGGGATTTGGCTTATTTCTCCTCCCAAGCAAGGCAAATGCTTGACGAAGCTGGGTTTCCCGATGCAAAAATTGTGGCTTCCAATGATCTGGACGAACAGATTATTTCGTCCTTGAAAACCCAAGATGCGGCCATCAATGTGTGGGGGGTTGGGACCAAACTGGTGACAGCCTTTGATCAACCTGCCTTAGGTGCGGTATACAAACTCTCAGCTGTAAAAAATGAAAATGGTGATTGGGAACCCAAAGTCAAAGTCTCCCAACAGTCTCTCAAAATCAACATTCCTGGCCTCCATAATGTCAAGCGATATTACAGTCAGGATAAAGCTGTAGCGGATATGATTTATCTAGAAGATCAGGAAATTGATCCTCGAGGAGTCGTGATTATTGATCCCATTGATCCCACGAGAAGAAAGCGTTTAATGCCTGCTTTTTATAAGGAAGAAATTTTGCTTAAGCCAATATTCAAGCAAGGAGAAAAAGTCTATGATCGGCCGTCTTTAACGCAGATTAGAGATCGGGCTTCTAAGCAATTGGAAGCTTTAGATAAAACCCATAAACGCTTGGTAAATCCACATTTATACCCGGTTGGCTTGGAAGAAAATCTCCATCATCTCCGGATGAATCTTGTTTTAAATGCTAAAAAATTTGAAGGTGAACATGAGGAAAGCTAA
- a CDS encoding RNA polymerase sigma factor: MKLSRKLTDLEVLEEIQSKSNPHMALNHLYSQYYQPLEYYILQNSGSEDDAADIIQEVMLVFVKMVREQKFRGESSIKSFLYSICRNLWITELRKRKSTAARNERYEEDKDQLSLDVSEQIQRNENLKFVMDLFEQLGERCKQILTLFYFEELPMKEICERLEFSSEQVLRNKKYKCLSTLTEQVKSSPSLIQNLKNALRHE, translated from the coding sequence ATGAAGCTAAGCCGGAAACTGACTGATTTAGAGGTTTTGGAAGAAATCCAATCAAAATCCAACCCTCATATGGCGCTTAACCATTTGTATTCGCAGTATTATCAACCACTCGAATACTATATCCTTCAAAACTCCGGAAGTGAAGATGACGCGGCTGATATTATTCAAGAAGTCATGTTGGTGTTTGTAAAAATGGTAAGAGAACAAAAATTTAGAGGAGAATCGTCCATCAAATCCTTCCTATATAGCATTTGCAGAAATCTCTGGATAACGGAATTGCGAAAACGAAAAAGTACCGCAGCTCGAAACGAACGATACGAGGAAGACAAGGATCAATTAAGCTTGGATGTCAGTGAACAAATCCAGCGGAATGAAAATCTGAAGTTTGTCATGGACCTATTTGAGCAACTCGGAGAGCGATGCAAACAAATTTTGACTCTCTTTTATTTCGAGGAATTACCCATGAAAGAAATCTGCGAACGATTGGAGTTTAGCTCGGAGCAGGTGCTTCGAAATAAAAAATACAAGTGCCTCTCGACACTAACCGAACAAGTCAAATCCTCTCCTTCATTAATCCAAAATCTCAAAAACGCCCTTCGCCATGAATAA